From Heteronotia binoei isolate CCM8104 ecotype False Entrance Well chromosome 3, APGP_CSIRO_Hbin_v1, whole genome shotgun sequence, a single genomic window includes:
- the PRSS23 gene encoding serine protease 23, whose amino-acid sequence MTRSAFSMVGLPAVIFLLWAVEGVIPSSSHWKPTWPSYKVPVVVPQLTVKLDKPQFDAEAKLEVVSPCGPPCHKRSPLPTYEEVKDYLSYETLYANGSRTETEVGIYVVTSGSAGAQSRSRTKRQVYGYDTRFSIFGKDFLLNYPFSTSVKLSTGCTGTLVAEKHVLTAAHCIHDGKSYVKGAKKLRVGFLRPKLKDGSKGANISSSSESERMKFQWIRVKRTHVPKGWIKGNANDIGMDYDYALLELKKPHKRKFMKIGVSPSARQLPGGRIHFSGYDNDRPGNLVYRFCDVKDETFDLLYQQCDAQPGASGSGVYVRMWKRQNHRWERKIIGIFSGHQWVDNNGSPQDFNVAVRITPLKYAQICYWIKGNYMDCRDG is encoded by the coding sequence ATCAGCCTTCAGCATGGTGGGCCTGCCAGCGGTTATCTTTCTCCTGTGGGCTGTGGAAGGTGTGATACCTTCCAGTTCCCACTGGAAGCCCACCTGGCCATCTTACAAAGTTCCAGTCGTTGTGCCACAATTGACTGTTAAGTTGGACAAGCCGCAGTTTGACGCAGAAGCCAAATTGGAAGTGGTGTCACCATGCGGTCCACCTTGCCACAAGCGTTCCCCGTTGCCTACTTACGAAGAGGTGAAAGATTATCTTTCTTACGAAACTTTGTACGCCAATGGTTCCCGCACCGAGACGGAAGTCGGCATCTACGTCGTTACTAGCGGTAGTGCAGGGGCGCAAAGCAGATCTCGAACAAAGAGGCAAGTCTATGGATATGACACCAGATTTAGTATTTTTGGCAAGGACTTCTTGCTCAACTACCCCTTTTCCACTTCTGTGAAGTTGTCCACCGGTTGCACTGGAACGCTGGTGGCGGAGAAGCATGTCCTCACGGCCGCCCACTGCATTCACGATGGCAAGAGTTATGTCAAGGGAGCGAAAAAACTACGAGTGGGGTTTCTGAGACCCAAGCTGAAAGACGGCAGCAAGGGAGCGAATATCAGCAGCTCCTCTGAGTCCGAGAGAATGAAATTCCAGTGGATCCGCGTGAAACGAACCCATGTTCCCAAAGGGTGGATAAAAGGAAATGCCAACGACATTGGCATGGATTACGACTATGCCCTGTTGGAACTCAAGAAGCCCCACAAGAGAAAGTTCATGAAAATAGGCGTGAGTCCATCAGCAAGACAGCTGCCCGGAGGAAGGATTCATTTCTCAGGATACGACAACGATCGGCCCGGAAACCTGGTCTACCGTTTCTGCGACGTCAAAGACGAGACCTTTGACCTCTTGTATCAGCAGTGTGATGCCCAGCCAGGAGCCAGCGGTTCTGGGGTTTACGTGCGGATGTGGAAGAGACAGAACCACAGATGGGAACGTAAAATCATTGGGATATTTTCGGGACACCAGTGGGTGGACAACAATGGCTCCCCCCAGGACTTCAACGTGGCTGTCCGCATCACGCCCCTGAAATACGCACAGATTTGTTATTGGATCAAAGGCAACTATATGGACTGTCGGGATGGGTAA